The proteins below come from a single Candidatus Reconcilbacillus cellulovorans genomic window:
- a CDS encoding molybdopterin-guanine dinucleotide biosynthesis protein B, translating into MRVFQVVGYHNAGKTTLVCRLIERLQAAGYRVGVVKHDAHGFEVDREGKDTWRHRRAGADPVAIVSKTGTAWMSFRPLSLAELLARMDGADVVLVEGFKEEAYPKIVVVRSPDDWELAGRLRGVMAVAAWPEALGNRSGVECPVFSADDVEEIFGRLVAGMKDAGSCGRFEREEGRPHEG; encoded by the coding sequence ATGCGCGTGTTCCAGGTCGTCGGTTACCATAACGCCGGCAAAACGACGCTCGTCTGCCGACTGATCGAACGGCTTCAGGCGGCGGGATACCGCGTGGGCGTCGTCAAGCACGATGCGCACGGCTTCGAGGTCGACCGCGAAGGCAAAGACACGTGGCGGCACCGGCGGGCCGGCGCAGATCCCGTCGCTATCGTCTCGAAGACCGGCACGGCATGGATGTCTTTCCGTCCGCTTTCGCTCGCCGAGCTGCTTGCGCGGATGGACGGCGCCGACGTCGTGCTGGTCGAGGGGTTCAAGGAAGAAGCGTATCCGAAGATCGTCGTCGTCCGGTCGCCGGACGACTGGGAGCTCGCCGGAAGGCTGCGCGGCGTGATGGCCGTCGCCGCATGGCCGGAAGCGCTCGGGAACCGGTCGGGCGTCGAATGTCCCGTTTTTTCGGCGGACGATGTGGAAGAAATTTTCGGCCGGCTGGTCGCCGGAATGAAAGATGCCGGTTCCTGCGGGCGTTTCGAAAGAGAGGAGGGGCGTCCTCATGAAGGCTGA